In Mastigocladopsis repens PCC 10914, a single window of DNA contains:
- a CDS encoding LmeA family phospholipid-binding protein: MEFFTLLVSGLLGLVTPVGLVVDRTAESAIRSQLEQVEQLQVRVDNAPTHQLLQGKVERVRVAGRSLQLKWQEIRIAALELETDAIELELGSLGQKRPKFKRPLQAGVRLVLTQQDINQLLQSPEFMTLLQKLKINTDDSSKTGDKSGYNFANPNVKFFANNRFGFQVELQEKGLEKPLLIRVESGLRIVGGKNIQLVEPVVTANGEQVPPQFVNAIVDNINKRLDLGNLEDDGLQVRLLKLNIRPEELETAAFLRIEPSSRFLETPGS; encoded by the coding sequence ATGGAATTTTTCACACTCCTTGTATCTGGCTTATTGGGTTTAGTGACCCCGGTAGGACTGGTGGTAGATCGAACTGCTGAAAGTGCTATCCGTTCCCAGTTGGAGCAGGTTGAACAATTGCAAGTGCGAGTTGACAATGCCCCAACTCATCAATTGCTGCAAGGCAAGGTGGAAAGGGTGCGTGTTGCAGGACGTTCTTTGCAACTCAAGTGGCAAGAAATTCGCATCGCGGCTTTAGAATTAGAAACCGATGCAATTGAATTAGAACTGGGTAGTCTTGGGCAAAAACGACCTAAATTCAAACGACCTTTACAAGCTGGTGTCCGTTTGGTGTTAACTCAGCAAGATATCAATCAACTCTTACAATCACCAGAATTCATGACCTTGTTGCAAAAGCTAAAAATTAACACAGACGATTCGTCAAAGACAGGGGATAAGTCCGGATATAATTTTGCTAATCCAAATGTAAAATTTTTTGCAAACAACCGCTTTGGTTTCCAAGTAGAATTACAGGAGAAAGGTCTGGAGAAACCCTTGTTAATCAGGGTGGAATCAGGATTGCGTATTGTTGGTGGGAAGAATATCCAGCTAGTTGAGCCAGTTGTGACAGCCAATGGTGAACAGGTTCCACCTCAATTTGTCAATGCAATTGTGGACAATATCAACAAACGATTAGATTTAGGAAATTTGGAAGATGACGGTCTACAAGTGCGGCTTCTAAAATTGAATATAAGACCAGAAGAATTAGAGACTGCCGCATTTTTACGAATAGAGCCATCCTCTAGGTTTTTGGAAACCCCCGGCTCATGA
- the accB gene encoding acetyl-CoA carboxylase biotin carboxyl carrier protein, translating to MPLDFNEIRQLLTTIAQTDIAEVTLKSDDFELTVRKAVSTHQMLSAGQAVLGAVGGAGLTPVSPSVPLVVSPPTVTETASTRAFDSNTGGVQSPLIPSVKEQKFVDIPSPMVGTFYRAPGPSESAFVEVGDRIRSGQTVCIIEAMKLMNEIESEVSGQVIEILVQNGEPVEYGQPLMRINPD from the coding sequence GTGCCATTGGACTTTAATGAAATCCGCCAACTGTTGACAACTATTGCACAAACCGATATTGCAGAAGTCACGCTCAAAAGTGACGACTTTGAACTAACGGTTCGTAAGGCTGTAAGCACTCATCAAATGTTGTCAGCAGGTCAAGCGGTGTTAGGCGCGGTTGGAGGAGCGGGATTGACGCCAGTTTCACCGTCGGTACCTTTGGTGGTATCCCCTCCGACCGTAACAGAAACTGCGTCAACTCGCGCCTTTGATAGCAATACAGGGGGCGTACAGTCGCCACTGATTCCCTCAGTCAAAGAACAGAAATTCGTTGACATCCCTTCACCAATGGTGGGAACGTTTTATCGCGCTCCTGGTCCAAGTGAATCGGCATTTGTGGAAGTGGGCGATCGCATAAGGAGTGGTCAAACAGTATGTATCATAGAAGCCATGAAACTCATGAATGAAATTGAATCAGAAGTATCCGGACAAGTGATAGAAATTCTCGTTCAGAACGGTGAACCAGTGGAATATGGTCAGCCTTTGATGCGAATTAACCCAGATTAA
- the efp gene encoding elongation factor P, with product MISSNDFRPGVSIVLDGSVWRVVEFLHVKPGKGSAFVRTKLKNAQSGSVVEKTFRAGETVPQANLEKSTMQHTYKEADEYVFMDMETYEEGRLSAAQIGDRVKYLKEGMEVNVVRWGDQVLEVELPNSVVLEIVQTDPGVKGDTATGGSKPATVETGAIVMVPLFISQGERIRIDTRNDTYLGRE from the coding sequence ATGATCTCCAGTAACGACTTTCGACCTGGTGTCTCGATAGTATTAGATGGGTCTGTGTGGCGAGTTGTGGAATTCCTCCACGTTAAGCCAGGGAAAGGCTCTGCCTTTGTGCGGACGAAACTAAAAAATGCCCAAAGTGGGAGCGTGGTGGAAAAAACGTTCCGCGCCGGCGAAACAGTTCCGCAAGCCAACCTGGAAAAAAGCACAATGCAGCATACCTATAAAGAGGCTGACGAATACGTCTTTATGGATATGGAAACCTACGAAGAAGGCAGATTGAGTGCGGCGCAGATTGGCGATCGCGTAAAATACCTTAAAGAAGGTATGGAAGTCAACGTCGTTCGCTGGGGCGACCAAGTCCTAGAAGTAGAACTGCCTAACTCTGTGGTGTTGGAAATTGTGCAAACAGACCCAGGTGTTAAGGGCGATACTGCAACAGGTGGTTCCAAGCCTGCAACTGTAGAAACAGGAGCAATTGTGATGGTTCCTCTGTTTATTTCCCAAGGAGAACGCATCCGCATAGACACTCGTAACGATACATACCTTGGCAGGGAGTAA
- the psbU gene encoding photosystem II complex extrinsic protein PsbU, with protein sequence MKRLVRLLTVFSLLLGCWGWLGTPQIAQASDFNSIAFRSIPVLAVEGTQTLRNRADAKLAEVYGKKIDLNNTNVRAFQKYPGLYPTLARTLIKNAPYQKVEDVLEIAGLSEHQKQVLQGNLDHFTVSEVESVFTEGDDRFNNGIYR encoded by the coding sequence GTGAAACGATTGGTGCGTTTATTAACAGTGTTTAGTCTGTTGTTAGGATGTTGGGGATGGCTGGGAACTCCTCAGATAGCTCAAGCATCTGACTTCAACTCAATTGCTTTTCGTTCAATTCCAGTTCTAGCAGTTGAGGGAACTCAAACCCTCCGCAACCGTGCAGACGCTAAACTGGCCGAGGTTTACGGTAAAAAAATTGATTTGAATAATACCAACGTGCGAGCTTTTCAAAAGTACCCGGGACTGTATCCAACCCTCGCAAGGACACTCATTAAGAATGCTCCTTACCAAAAAGTCGAGGATGTGTTGGAAATTGCAGGATTGAGTGAACATCAGAAACAAGTTCTGCAAGGTAACTTAGATCACTTTACTGTGTCAGAAGTGGAATCTGTTTTCACTGAAGGTGACGACCGCTTCAACAACGGTATCTACAGGTAA
- a CDS encoding ArsR/SmtB family transcription factor: MKQALPVPPEVVQQVAEYFSLLSEPMRLRLLHLLRDEEKCVQELVEATQTSQANVSKHLKVMWQAGILSRRSEGTSAYYRVEDEMIFELCNRVCDRLASRLEQQARNFRILNSK, translated from the coding sequence ATGAAACAAGCGTTGCCTGTACCGCCAGAAGTTGTGCAACAAGTAGCTGAATACTTCAGCCTCTTGAGTGAACCTATGCGCCTACGGCTGTTACATTTGCTGCGGGATGAAGAAAAATGTGTGCAAGAACTGGTAGAGGCAACACAGACTTCTCAGGCTAATGTGTCAAAACATTTGAAGGTAATGTGGCAAGCAGGAATCCTCAGCCGCCGCAGTGAAGGAACTTCTGCCTACTACCGAGTGGAAGATGAAATGATTTTTGAATTGTGCAACAGGGTTTGTGATCGGCTTGCCTCCAGGTTAGAACAGCAAGCCCGTAACTTTCGCATTTTAAATAGCAAGTAG
- a CDS encoding CHAT domain-containing protein — protein sequence MCNKRKLMTSVNYTPCWGLMTFLLLTSHFPALAQNDLGLRLKTGKAGLVTFDAAKNGKSPGKNATSQLDEGKTLFEAGRFAEAVKLWEEAAAGYQRQGDIINQAWSLSYLSLTYQHLGQWQKAEKAISNSLNLLQQQKGNPAPLAVALNTQGNLKLALGKGEDALKSWQKAERAYAAAGDTVGKIGSQINQAQALQSLGFYRKAQNLLVSVNKKLQTQPDSQLKVQALQSLGVALQVLGDLQKSQEVLKQSLAISERLNSSADTSNILFRLGNTARDLQQKQVALNYYQQAAAKATHPRVEVEAQLNQLSLYTQTSQWGQAQSLLAPIKSQLDNLPPSRTSIYAAVNFARSLSQLARRDRGESAQYHQQAARVLARGVQQAENLGDMRAKAYALTELGGLYLQTQQLAEALKLTEQAQQLAEGINAADIAYQAYWQIGRIRKIQGDTKAAIVAYNLSVNALKSLRNDLVTINQDVQFSFEQSVEPVYRELVDLLLESNPSQENLKQARETIEALQLAELDNFLREACLEAKRQQIDQIDKTAAVIYPIILADRVEVIVSVPGKPISSYKTSLPKADIENSIKQMRQSLNPAYSNEERLELYQQLYDWLIRPAQPQLATSGVKTLAFVLDGSLRNLPMAALHDGKQYLIEKYSLALSPGMQLLQARSLKGENLKVITAGLSEARPGFNALPAVKLEVKKIASEVNGQLLLNETFTTANLRKAIQSKPFSILHLATHGQFSSRSDETFILTWDKKIKIKDLAELIKSRDEDKASPVELLVLSACDTAKGDNHAILGLAGVAVRSGVRSTLATLWAVKDESTAKFMAEFYKQLSQPGATKAEALRQTQLAFLQNEDFSHPFYWASFVLVGNWL from the coding sequence ATGTGTAACAAGCGTAAGCTGATGACATCAGTGAACTACACTCCCTGCTGGGGACTGATGACATTTTTGCTGCTAACGAGTCATTTTCCAGCATTGGCACAAAATGATTTGGGATTGAGGTTAAAAACTGGAAAGGCTGGTTTGGTAACTTTTGATGCCGCAAAGAATGGAAAATCTCCAGGCAAAAATGCCACATCCCAACTTGATGAAGGCAAGACGTTGTTTGAAGCAGGACGCTTTGCTGAGGCGGTTAAACTTTGGGAAGAGGCGGCAGCTGGTTATCAACGCCAAGGCGATATTATTAATCAAGCTTGGAGTTTGAGCTATCTTTCTTTAACCTATCAACATTTGGGGCAGTGGCAAAAGGCAGAGAAAGCCATTAGCAACAGCCTCAATCTCTTACAACAGCAAAAGGGGAATCCGGCTCCTCTAGCGGTAGCTCTCAATACCCAAGGAAATCTCAAACTTGCACTAGGAAAAGGGGAAGACGCCCTAAAAAGTTGGCAGAAAGCAGAACGCGCCTATGCTGCTGCTGGCGATACAGTGGGGAAAATAGGTAGCCAAATTAACCAAGCCCAAGCCTTGCAATCTTTAGGATTTTATCGCAAAGCGCAGAATCTGTTAGTAAGTGTCAATAAAAAGCTGCAAACTCAGCCTGATTCCCAATTGAAAGTGCAAGCATTGCAAAGTCTGGGAGTTGCTTTACAAGTGCTAGGAGATTTACAAAAATCCCAGGAAGTCTTAAAGCAAAGTTTGGCAATTAGTGAGCGCCTCAATTCTAGTGCAGACACCAGTAATATTCTTTTTCGATTGGGAAATACTGCAAGAGACTTACAGCAAAAGCAAGTAGCTTTGAATTACTATCAACAAGCAGCAGCGAAGGCAACTCATCCCCGCGTGGAAGTAGAAGCCCAGTTGAATCAACTCAGTCTTTATACACAAACCTCACAGTGGGGACAAGCTCAGTCTTTATTAGCGCCAATTAAATCTCAACTGGATAACCTTCCCCCCTCTCGCACGTCTATCTATGCAGCTGTGAACTTTGCCCGTAGTCTTTCTCAGTTGGCGAGACGGGATAGAGGAGAGTCTGCACAATACCACCAGCAAGCAGCGCGGGTTTTGGCTCGTGGTGTACAGCAAGCAGAAAACTTGGGGGATATGCGAGCCAAAGCCTATGCCTTAACTGAGTTAGGAGGATTATACCTCCAAACACAGCAGCTCGCTGAGGCGTTGAAACTGACCGAACAAGCCCAACAACTTGCCGAGGGAATTAACGCTGCTGATATTGCCTATCAAGCTTATTGGCAAATCGGGCGCATCCGCAAAATTCAGGGAGATACTAAGGCTGCGATAGTAGCATACAATTTATCCGTCAATGCCCTCAAGTCTCTGCGTAATGACTTGGTAACGATTAATCAGGATGTGCAATTTTCTTTTGAACAGAGTGTGGAACCGGTTTATCGGGAATTAGTGGATTTGTTGTTAGAATCCAACCCCAGCCAAGAAAACTTAAAGCAAGCCAGGGAAACAATAGAAGCCCTGCAATTAGCCGAATTAGACAATTTCCTTCGCGAAGCCTGTTTAGAAGCCAAACGGCAGCAGATTGACCAAATAGATAAGACAGCAGCGGTTATTTATCCGATTATTTTGGCTGATCGCGTGGAAGTCATTGTCTCTGTTCCCGGAAAACCTATTTCGAGCTACAAAACTTCTCTACCGAAAGCTGATATCGAGAACAGCATCAAACAGATGCGACAATCCCTCAATCCCGCTTACTCCAATGAAGAACGTTTGGAGCTGTATCAACAGCTCTATGACTGGCTGATTCGTCCAGCCCAGCCTCAGTTAGCCACCAGTGGGGTGAAAACTCTGGCATTCGTGCTAGATGGTTCCTTGCGAAATCTGCCGATGGCGGCTTTACATGATGGCAAACAGTATCTGATAGAGAAATATAGCCTTGCTCTCTCACCAGGGATGCAGCTATTGCAGGCGCGATCGCTCAAAGGGGAAAATTTGAAAGTGATTACAGCGGGACTGAGTGAAGCACGCCCAGGGTTTAACGCCTTGCCTGCAGTAAAGTTGGAAGTCAAAAAAATTGCCTCGGAAGTTAACGGCCAACTCCTTTTAAATGAAACTTTTACCACAGCCAATCTACGAAAAGCCATCCAATCGAAGCCTTTCTCGATTTTGCATCTGGCTACTCACGGTCAGTTTAGTAGTAGGTCTGATGAGACTTTTATACTTACCTGGGATAAAAAGATTAAGATAAAGGACTTAGCCGAATTAATTAAATCTAGAGACGAAGACAAAGCTAGCCCAGTGGAATTATTGGTTCTCAGCGCCTGCGATACAGCCAAAGGGGACAACCACGCTATCTTAGGATTGGCAGGAGTTGCAGTCCGTTCCGGGGTGCGTAGTACCTTAGCAACCCTCTGGGCTGTCAAAGACGAATCTACAGCCAAATTTATGGCGGAGTTTTATAAACAACTCAGCCAACCAGGAGCAACTAAAGCAGAAGCCTTGCGACAAACCCAATTGGCATTTTTGCAAAATGAAGATTTTTCCCATCCCTTTTATTGGGCATCGTTCGTCTTAGTGGGAAATTGGTTGTAA
- a CDS encoding GerMN domain-containing protein yields the protein MKEQQGSHRISPGVIASVSAAVIAVSSGVAYFTWKSANNPPAPIPAPGETQPPRSTNQFGIERNAEVFWLQDTGTGFKLVPQTVQVKAGGNSPNQVLEGAFQQLLAGPTEGTESTTIPKGTKLLGVKVANDGIHVNLSEEFTSGGGSSSMMGRVGQVVYTATALNNNAKVYIEVNGKTLDVLGGEGLELEQPLTRESFEKNYSL from the coding sequence ATGAAAGAACAGCAAGGATCTCATCGTATTTCTCCAGGTGTTATTGCATCTGTTTCAGCAGCAGTGATTGCCGTGAGTAGTGGTGTTGCTTATTTTACGTGGAAATCCGCTAATAATCCTCCAGCACCAATCCCTGCTCCAGGAGAAACTCAACCTCCGCGCTCAACCAACCAGTTTGGTATTGAGCGAAATGCTGAAGTCTTTTGGCTGCAAGACACTGGCACTGGTTTTAAATTGGTTCCGCAAACAGTTCAAGTTAAAGCAGGTGGGAATTCGCCTAACCAAGTTTTAGAAGGAGCTTTCCAACAATTATTAGCAGGACCGACAGAAGGAACGGAGTCTACCACGATTCCAAAAGGAACCAAGCTGCTGGGTGTTAAGGTGGCAAATGATGGTATCCACGTTAATTTATCGGAAGAATTTACCAGTGGAGGTGGTAGTTCTTCAATGATGGGTCGCGTGGGGCAAGTTGTCTACACTGCTACAGCCTTAAACAATAATGCTAAAGTCTACATTGAGGTAAATGGCAAAACTTTGGACGTTTTAGGTGGTGAAGGTCTGGAGTTGGAACAGCCACTGACCCGTGAAAGCTTTGAGAAAAATTATTCACTTTAG
- a CDS encoding DUF3120 domain-containing protein: MVNNTLSSYAASTSTIQQVQPTKSAEIPLMWKVASQPAWLVFAAAVFLVSVPVFIEAPLVRSLPWLSLALTVGWVWLSFKLMSHPSTYTWGDLLLGFSWSWLAGSIYWGWLRWEPLWHLPVESIGLPFALWCLSRNWGKIGHWFYLGSLLGTALTDVYFYLVDLIPYWQQIMQVESTAEVTSILQSAVAQVQTPWGQGWALILATILLTVGILPLPKKQRHWYAFSGAVLSTILVDCLFLLAAALA, translated from the coding sequence TTGGTTAACAATACATTGTCCTCTTACGCTGCTTCTACTTCTACGATCCAACAAGTTCAGCCCACGAAAAGCGCTGAAATTCCTTTGATGTGGAAAGTCGCCTCCCAACCAGCATGGTTAGTATTTGCGGCGGCGGTGTTTCTGGTGTCTGTGCCTGTGTTTATTGAAGCACCACTAGTGCGATCGCTTCCGTGGCTAAGTTTAGCCCTAACAGTAGGTTGGGTCTGGCTAAGTTTTAAATTAATGTCGCATCCCTCCACTTATACGTGGGGAGATTTGCTCTTAGGGTTCAGTTGGAGTTGGTTAGCAGGCTCAATTTATTGGGGCTGGTTGCGCTGGGAACCTTTATGGCATCTACCTGTGGAGTCTATAGGTTTGCCATTTGCTTTGTGGTGTCTAAGTCGTAACTGGGGCAAAATAGGTCACTGGTTTTATTTAGGTTCATTACTTGGTACAGCGTTGACCGATGTGTATTTCTACCTGGTAGATTTAATTCCTTATTGGCAGCAAATTATGCAGGTAGAATCAACAGCTGAGGTGACATCAATTTTGCAAAGTGCTGTAGCGCAAGTACAAACGCCTTGGGGACAAGGCTGGGCGCTCATTCTCGCTACAATCCTATTGACGGTCGGGATTTTGCCTTTACCCAAGAAGCAGCGGCACTGGTACGCTTTTAGTGGAGCAGTTTTAAGTACTATTTTGGTAGACTGCCTGTTTTTACTGGCTGCAGCTCTAGCGTGA
- the nadB gene encoding L-aspartate oxidase — protein sequence MVIDIPSQFDVIVVGAGAAGLYTALCIPAELQVGLITKETVSLSASDWAQGGIAAAIAPQDSPSLHIEDTIHAGVGLCDAKAVEFLAKQAPSCIQSLVKLGVAFDRHGSQLALTLEAAHSRHRVLHAADTTGREVITTLTAQVLRRQNIQVIQQALALSLWLEPEKQCCQGISLFYQGQVRWIRANAVVLATGGGGQVFAQSTNPAVSTGDGVAMAWRAGAILRDLEFVQFHPTALTKPGADRFLISEAVRGEGAHLVDDEGRRFTFDYHPAGELAPRDVVSRAIFMHLQHTCVDPATAHVWLDMRPIPAEKIRHRFPNIIQVCQHWGVDVFSQPIPVAPAAHYWMGGIVSDLMNQTNIPGLYAVGETASTGVHGANRLASNSLLECIVFGAQMAYLQIKDASTQADLPVPVQEFRADVDEWQNQQEHLELLRQKIPRLVWQSAGICREQSGLEGAIATIESWQQDFAGLPVSQFLLSLRPTESARLDLPNVERQLRLWAETRNLLDVAYLILKSAAFRTESRGGHYRLDYPQLDPNWQVHTLVQQTNWWKSPIVD from the coding sequence CTGGTGATAGATATTCCTAGCCAATTTGATGTCATCGTTGTCGGTGCTGGTGCTGCTGGACTATACACAGCACTATGCATACCTGCCGAGTTGCAAGTCGGCTTGATTACCAAAGAAACAGTTTCTCTTTCTGCTAGTGATTGGGCGCAGGGTGGCATTGCCGCAGCGATCGCCCCACAAGATTCTCCTTCTCTACATATTGAAGATACAATACACGCAGGTGTTGGCTTGTGCGACGCAAAAGCTGTAGAATTCCTTGCCAAACAAGCTCCTAGCTGCATTCAATCCCTCGTAAAATTGGGAGTAGCCTTTGACCGTCATGGCAGCCAGTTGGCTTTAACCTTAGAAGCTGCTCATTCTCGCCACCGCGTTCTCCACGCCGCAGACACCACAGGTAGGGAAGTGATCACGACTCTGACTGCCCAAGTCCTACGACGCCAAAACATTCAAGTTATTCAACAAGCTTTGGCGTTAAGTTTATGGCTAGAACCAGAAAAACAGTGTTGTCAAGGAATTAGCCTGTTTTATCAAGGTCAAGTCAGATGGATCAGAGCAAATGCCGTGGTTCTGGCAACAGGTGGTGGCGGTCAAGTGTTTGCCCAAAGCACAAACCCTGCGGTTAGTACAGGTGATGGGGTAGCGATGGCATGGCGTGCTGGGGCTATTCTCCGGGATTTGGAATTTGTGCAATTTCACCCCACGGCTTTGACTAAACCCGGTGCTGACCGCTTTCTCATTAGTGAAGCTGTACGTGGCGAGGGCGCACACCTTGTCGATGATGAAGGGCGGCGTTTCACTTTTGACTATCACCCTGCGGGTGAACTTGCTCCCAGAGATGTGGTTAGTCGTGCAATTTTTATGCACTTGCAACACACTTGCGTTGACCCAGCAACTGCTCATGTATGGTTAGATATGCGTCCCATCCCTGCCGAAAAGATTCGCCATCGCTTTCCTAATATCATCCAAGTTTGCCAGCACTGGGGTGTGGATGTCTTCTCACAACCAATTCCCGTTGCCCCTGCTGCCCATTACTGGATGGGTGGTATTGTTAGCGATTTAATGAACCAGACAAATATTCCCGGTTTATACGCAGTGGGAGAAACTGCAAGTACTGGAGTGCATGGAGCAAATCGCCTTGCAAGTAATTCCTTGCTGGAATGTATTGTATTTGGCGCTCAAATGGCTTATCTTCAGATTAAAGATGCCAGTACACAAGCAGATTTGCCAGTTCCTGTGCAGGAATTTCGCGCCGATGTAGACGAATGGCAAAATCAGCAAGAACACTTAGAATTACTACGGCAGAAAATACCGCGTCTGGTTTGGCAAAGTGCAGGTATTTGCCGGGAGCAATCAGGGTTGGAAGGTGCGATCGCAACTATTGAATCTTGGCAGCAAGATTTTGCTGGTTTGCCTGTCAGTCAATTCTTATTGTCTTTACGTCCTACAGAATCAGCTCGTTTAGATTTACCTAATGTTGAACGGCAATTGCGACTATGGGCAGAAACTCGCAACTTACTGGATGTCGCTTATTTAATTCTAAAAAGTGCTGCTTTTAGAACCGAAAGCCGGGGAGGACACTACCGCTTAGATTATCCTCAGCTAGACCCTAACTGGCAAGTCCACACACTTGTACAACAAACCAATTGGTGGAAATCTCCCATTGTTGATTAA
- a CDS encoding proline--tRNA ligase, translating into MLFVTLRDDPADAEIPSHKLLLRAGYIRRIGSGVYAYLPLMWRVLQKVSQIVRQEMNAAGGQECLLPQLQPADLWKESGRWDTYTKAEGIMFALKDRRDQEQALGPTHEEVITAIARDMIRSYRQLPQLLYQIQTKFRDEIRPRFGLMRGREFIMKDAYSFNIDEESLEKSYQDMHTAYCNILRRSGLAFRAVQADSGAIGGSASQEFMVLAEAGEDEVLYTEDGQYAANVEKAVSLPPEVEPSPFTSYEKRETPESQTIEKLCQFLKCSPTQVVKNVLYQTIFDNGTTVLVLVSIRGDQEVNEVKLQNELTKLAPKYGAKTVIKVAVPDAEDLKKLAVESLPLGYIAPDIAISIRDRDSDTTTATIDTIPDSVTRSVFDSNENPHKSAKDVAPRFLCLVDKTAVDLKNFVTGANESGYHVVGANWGEQFQLPELAVDVRKAKLGDRAIHNPEQTLQSARGIEVGHIFQLGIKYSIAMGATYTNEQGEEKPLFMGCYGVGVSRLAQAAVEQSYDQDGIIWPVAIAPYHAIVTIPNINDTQQVEIAEKLYAQLNQAGVETLLDDRNERAGVKFKDADLIGIPYRIVTGRAIANGKVEVVERKSRKSHEIAIAEVVSTLKQWMNEAMS; encoded by the coding sequence ATGTTATTCGTCACACTTAGGGATGACCCAGCAGATGCGGAGATTCCCAGTCATAAACTCTTACTCCGCGCAGGCTACATTCGTCGCATCGGTAGCGGTGTATATGCTTATCTTCCGCTCATGTGGCGGGTACTGCAAAAAGTTTCTCAAATTGTTCGCCAAGAAATGAACGCCGCTGGTGGACAAGAATGTCTCTTACCCCAACTCCAACCTGCTGATTTATGGAAAGAGTCTGGACGCTGGGACACTTACACCAAAGCTGAGGGGATCATGTTCGCCCTCAAAGACCGTCGCGACCAAGAACAAGCGCTAGGACCCACTCACGAGGAAGTCATCACGGCAATTGCTCGTGATATGATTCGCTCCTACCGTCAGCTACCACAGTTGCTCTACCAAATTCAAACTAAGTTCCGCGATGAAATCCGTCCCCGTTTTGGTTTGATGCGTGGACGAGAATTCATCATGAAGGATGCTTACTCCTTCAATATAGATGAAGAAAGTCTGGAAAAAAGTTATCAGGATATGCACACCGCTTACTGTAATATACTACGGCGGTCTGGCTTGGCTTTTCGTGCCGTGCAAGCTGACTCTGGGGCAATAGGTGGTTCTGCTTCTCAAGAATTTATGGTGCTGGCGGAAGCTGGCGAAGATGAAGTCCTCTACACTGAAGATGGGCAATACGCGGCTAACGTGGAAAAGGCGGTTTCTTTACCACCTGAGGTGGAACCTTCGCCGTTTACCAGTTATGAAAAACGGGAGACACCAGAGAGCCAGACAATTGAGAAACTCTGTCAATTCTTGAAATGTTCCCCCACCCAAGTTGTGAAAAACGTCCTTTACCAAACAATTTTTGATAATGGGACAACAGTGTTGGTGCTGGTGAGCATCCGAGGCGACCAGGAAGTTAATGAGGTCAAATTACAAAATGAGTTGACGAAATTAGCTCCTAAGTACGGTGCTAAGACGGTGATCAAAGTTGCAGTACCAGATGCAGAAGACCTGAAAAAATTGGCAGTTGAGTCTTTGCCTTTAGGTTATATTGCTCCTGATATTGCAATTTCAATCCGTGATCGGGATTCAGACACAACAACCGCTACTATAGATACGATACCAGATTCAGTAACACGTAGTGTATTCGACTCAAATGAAAACCCCCATAAGTCCGCTAAGGATGTTGCCCCTCGCTTTTTATGTTTGGTAGATAAAACAGCAGTTGATTTAAAAAACTTTGTGACGGGTGCAAACGAATCTGGTTATCACGTCGTTGGGGCAAATTGGGGAGAGCAATTTCAGTTACCAGAACTGGCGGTAGATGTACGGAAGGCAAAATTAGGCGATCGCGCTATCCATAATCCCGAGCAAACTTTACAAAGTGCCCGAGGAATTGAGGTGGGTCACATTTTCCAATTAGGCATTAAGTATTCCATCGCAATGGGTGCAACTTATACCAATGAACAGGGTGAAGAGAAACCTCTATTTATGGGTTGCTATGGTGTAGGCGTGTCACGCTTGGCTCAAGCTGCTGTAGAGCAATCTTATGATCAAGATGGAATTATTTGGCCCGTAGCGATCGCACCCTATCACGCGATTGTTACAATTCCTAATATTAACGATACCCAACAAGTGGAAATAGCAGAAAAACTCTACGCCCAACTTAATCAAGCGGGAGTTGAAACCTTGCTTGATGACCGTAATGAACGGGCGGGAGTGAAATTCAAAGATGCGGATTTGATTGGGATTCCTTACCGAATTGTCACTGGGCGAGCAATTGCCAATGGCAAAGTTGAAGTTGTTGAACGAAAAAGCCGCAAATCACACGAAATTGCGATTGCTGAAGTTGTATCTACATTAAAGCAGTGGATGAATGAGGCAATGTCGTGA